A region of the Polaribacter sp. L3A8 genome:
TTGGGCTATGTTTACAGTAGAAGATTATGGAGATAACCATGAGTTTAGAATTTTTGGGGAAGATTACCTAAGAATGCAACACTTCTTGGTGCCTAATCAATTTCTATTTATAAGATCTACGGTTCAGCCAGGTTGGACTAATAAAGAAACAGGTGTAGCCGGAGAACCAAGATTAAAGTTTACAGAAATGAAATTATTACATGATATTATGGATGAACTCTGTAAAAAAGTAACGATTCAAATTCCATTAAACGAAATTAAAGAAGACACTATTTTAAATTTAGAATCTATTTTAAAACACAGTCCAGGTAAACAAGGTTTAAATTTTACTATTTGGGATGAAAAAGAAAAATTAGAAATTAGTTTACCAAGTAGAAATACCAAGGTTCATATTAGTAATGAATTATTGGCAACTTTAGATAAGCAACAAATTGCTTATAAGTTAAATTAATTCTAATTAACAGAATAAAACAAAAAAGAGGCATCATAAAGAAATATTATTACTTAATTTTGTTTAATCTTTTAAAAAATAAATGAAACAAAGTAAAAACGGTGTTTGGGTAAGTTGGAACGAAAATATAACCAATAATTACAAATCTCTTTATAAAATTACTTCCGAAGAGGAATTACAAGAAGTTGTAAAAAAATCTGAAAAAATAAGAATTTTTGGTAATAAACAATCTTCTTCTAATATTGCTTCTGGTACAGAAACTTTAATAGACATTAAAGAGTATAACAAAATTTTATCTTACAATGATATCGCACAAACAATTACTGTTCAGTCTGGTATTATTTTAGGAGATTTAATAGAAGCTGTAGAAGCAAAAGGCTGGTGTATTCCTTGTTTGCCAGATATTAACACAATTACCATTGGTGGTGCTTTAGCTACGGGAACACATGGTACAAGTGGAAAATTACTATCCGAGTACATTACAAAATGCAACCTTATTTTAGCTGATGGTTCTATTCGTAAAATAACAGACAAAGACGAATTAATGGATGCCGTTAGAGTATCTCTAGGGGTTTTAGGTATATTCTCTGAAATTACTTTTAAATGCGAACCTATTTATACTTTACACGTAAAAGAAGGACCAGAAGATGATAGTGTTTGGTTACCTAAAATTGAAGAGCGTTTAAAAAAACACGATTTCTTAAGAATTTTATGGCTTCCTCATACAGACAAAGGATATGTAATTACAGGAGATAAAATAGACCCAAATACAGAAATTACAGAAGATTTAGGTCCAAAATATTTAAAACATAGAAGAACTGCTTCTAAAATATTGTATAAATATTCTCACGTTTTTCCTTGGATAACAGCCATTGCAAACAAACTTTTATACAGAGGCTTCTTTAGCTCTACTAAAGAACACAAAGGCTCCTTATACCAAGCAACGGTTACAAAATCTAGAGGTTCTACTTTAGAACTGGCAGAATGGACCATTGGTTTAGATGTTTTTCCTACAGTTTTTGAAGAACTAAAAGCAGAAATAAATAAGTGGAGCAACAAATCTTTTATTCATATTCCTATGGATGTTCGTTTTGTATATAAAGACAAAACCTGGTTAAGTTATGCCTATGGTAAAGATACGGTTACAATGGGCTGCGTTTCTAGAAATGCAGCTACTGCAGATACGTATGAAGCTTTTAAAAGCATTGAAAAAATATTCTTAAAATACGGAGGAAAACCGCATTGGGCAAAACGTTTTACAGCAAAAGATGCTGAGCTATCTAAAGTCTATACTAAATGGGAAGATTTTAAATATTTGAGAAGAAAATTAGATCCAACCAATAAATTTTTAAATCCGTATTTAACGGAAATATTCAACGAAAAAACAATTAAATAATGACAAACCCTAAAGGATTTTTATTTGATTTTGACGGCGTAATTGTAAACAGTTTCGAAAGTCATTATTCTGCTTGGACCTCTGCTTTTAAAGAATTATTCAACAAAGAAATAGCTCCGTTTCCAAAAACTCATGCAGGGAAATCTCCAATGATTATTGCAGAATATTATTGCAGCGTAATTTGTGAAGAAAAACGCACAGAAGAATTATTTTTTCTAAAAGATAAACATTTAGACAAATACTTTACAGTACCTAAATTATTACCTGGTGTTAGAGAATTTACCGAACTTTTAACCAAAGAAAAAATACCTTACGGAATTGCAAGTAACGCTACAAAACAGTTTTTAAAAAACAGTGTTCATCACTTAAATTTAAATTTTCCAACAGTATTTGGTGTGCAAGATTACGTGAAACCAAAACCAGCACCTGAAGCTTATATTTTACTTGCAGAAACTTTAGGTTTTAAAGAAAGTGATTTTAAAGATATTTGGGTTTTTGAAGATAGTTTAACAGGAACAAAAGCAGCAAAAGCAGCAGGAATGGTTGCTATCGGAATTACCACACAATATACTGATGAAGAACTAAAAGAAGCAGGAAGTGTTTTAGTTTTCCCTACATTGTTGGAAGCTTATGAGTATTTGACAAAATACTATTTTTAGAATTAGGTAACTTTCACAAAAGTAACAAGTTTGAAAGTTCTAAGTACAGTTTGTCATTTCGACCGGAGAGAGAAACCTCATAAAACACTAAGTTTTGTATGATCACTGTTATGTGACTTCTCATAACTTCGAAGTGACAAATTTTATACTTTATCGATATATAGCGCTTAAAAACCTAAGCCGTTACTTCTCTAAAAAGCGTTTCTAAGTTTTTATTCTGTGTATTTAAGCTCAAAATTTTCAGGCCATTTTCTTGAGCAAAATCAAACACTTTAGAACGCATATCTTCTTCACTTTCAAAAGTGATATACCAAGTATTGTCGTAATTGTTTTTGTAAGAAACTACGTTTTTTAATCTTTTTATAAACTGTTCTTCAATTTTATAATCGAAAGTAACTTCTATTACTTGTTGATTATTTTCTTTGAGATCTGCTAGTTTTTTATCAACCAGAATTTCTCCTTTTTTAATGATAATTACTCGATCGCAAACCGCTTCTACTTCTTGCATAATATGCGTAGAAAACAACACTGTTTTTTCTTTACCTAATTCTTTAATTAGTTCTCTAATTTCTACCAGTTGGTTTGGGTCTAAACCTGTAGTAGGTTCGTCTAAAATTAACACTTTTGGGTTATGTAAAATAGCTGCTGCCAAACCTACTCTTTGCTGATATCCTTTAGATAATTGATTGATTTTTTTATGTGCCTCAGCAGTTAATCCTACTTTTTCGATACAAATTTCTATTTGGTTTTTATCAACCTTAAAAATGGAGGTATGAAATTGTAAATATTCTCGCACATACATATCTGCATACAATGGGTTATGTTCTGGTAAATAACCAATTGTTTTTTGTGCTGCCAATGGATTTTGTAACACATCTATTTCATCAACAAAAACTTCTCCTTCATTTGGTTTAATAAAGCCGGTTAAGATTTTCATCATTGTAGATTTCCCTGCTCCATTTGGACCTAAAAAACCAATTATTTGACCTTTATCCGCAGAAAAAGAAACATTGTTTAATGCATTTTGAGTTTTATAAATTTTAGAAACGGATGTTACTTTTATAGACATCTTACAAATGTAATTTGATTTAATTTAAAAACGAAAAGATTCGTTTTTTAGTTTGCTACAACACCTTTAATTTGTCTAATTTTCCTAACATTTTTCATTCTAGACCAGGCTATTTTATGTCTCTTTTTATAAAAATACAAACAACCTAAATCTAAACCAAAATAGAAAAAACTAATGCCACTTGGCGGATTTGCACTTGGTAAAAATGATATTTTATTCCAAGCTGTTGTTGGCCACCACCAACACTCATAGCTGGTACCTATAATTTCTAAATAAGCAACGGCTAAAAACATGGTTAAATAAAACAAACGTTCTCTTGGTCTTTTACTTAAAAAATATAACATTAAAGCAGATAGCACAAAGCCAAAAACATCATTTTTCAAGATTAAAAAGGCAGTTGTATATACAATTACAAGAACAGTAAAAACCTTTTCTAATAATTTTACATTATTTTTTGCATACGCTGTTTTTGTAAAATACAATACACCAGCATAGACCAAAGCATGCCCCATAGGTATGTAATGTGGTATGTTTTCTAAGCGATAGGTGTACATGCCCATCCCTAAAGAAAAACCGTACTCGCCTGCAATAGCAATCAATACTGCATACACCATTTGTTCTCTAATTCTTGGATTTACTTTAAAAAGTGTAATTGAGAAAATTACAACCATTATTAGATTGGCTAACCATTGTAAGTCTTGATAGCCTTCTGCTACAGTAACGCTATCTAAAAATAACCCTAGAAAGATATAGAGAAATAAAATTCCCAAAGTCTTTAAAAATGCAGGTAAAAAAGTTTTAGTTGTTGATACACTCATACTTCTATGAAAAAATAGCGTTTTTTAGTTTCCTTTTTATCGTTTTCATGATATCTGTTGGGTAGGTACTCTCTCCCATCATAATCTGAATCATTTTTTCACAGATTCTTTCACCATATTTTTTAATCAAAAGATTTCTCATTGTTCCGTTTTCATAAAACAATTTAGACAATTTAAAGGCAGATCTTAGCGCAGGTAAAAGATGCTCTTCTAACTTTTCATTGTATAATTTCTCAGCTAATTCACCATTCAATTTACTTTCAATGATTGATTCTGCTGCCATATTACCAGAAAGAATAGCATTTGTAATTCCTTCTGCAGATAACGGGTCTGCAAAACCAGCAGCATCTCCCACTAAAAAAACATTATTTCTTACAAAACCATCTTTTCTTAAAGAAACTGGCACTTGAAAACCATGCATTTCTTCGCTAATAACTTCTGTTACCTTTAGAGTATTCACTAAATAATCTCTGTAACACTGTTTAAAATCGACCTTTACTTTTCGTAATGCTCCAACCCCTATAGATAAGTGATTTTTCTTTGGAAAACACCAACCATATCCCATAGGAATGGCATCAAAATCTAAACGAACGGTTTTAGACAGTCTTTTAAAATCATCATCATTTACCTCAACTTCATATTCTAATGCAGGTATTAACAAACGTGTTTCTTTCCATCCTGCAAATTTTGCAGTCTTACCTAAAGCACCATCAGCAGCAATTACAAATTTGGTTTTTACCTCTCCTTTAGAAGTATGTAAAGTGATATCATCTTTAAAAGTAATATCTGTAAGTTTATGATTTTCTAATAATGTAACTCCTAATTCTTGTGCTTTTTTAACAATAAAATTATCGAAATCTGCACGCATCACCATGGTAATGATAGGCTCGTCTTTTTGAATGGTAAATTTTTTATCAATTTTATCAAAAAAAACATCAACATTAAAACATTCTTTTTCTACAACCTCAGTAATATCAAAAGGCATTATTTTTCTACCCGCCAAACCAAAAGCACCTCCACAAGTTTTATATCTTGGTAAAGTTTCTTTTTCTATTATAACTGTTGATATTCCTTTTTCTGCTAATTTAAAAGCTGCAGAAGCCCCTGCTGGCCCCGAACCTATTATAGCTACATCAAAAATCATAGAATGTTATTTTTTTTACAAATATATTGTTTCTTATTTTAAATTTATAGCATAAAAAAAGACTCAATAAATTGAGTCTTTTTTTATGCTATAAATTCTACTTAAATTACAATTGATATTTTACTCTAAGACTAATAAACCTTGGTAAAATAAAAGTTTCATTTATAGAGTTTGACGTAAGACCGTAATTGAAACTAGTTGTAGAACCTGTTGCCAAAAGATTACTACCTACTAATTCGTATTCCCACTTGGCATCTTTATCTTTTCTGTAAGCTAAAGTCAAATCTAAAATTTTATAAGAATTTGCAATATTTCCATTTTGTTTTACTTCATTAAAAGAAAAATCTGAACGAACGGTTAATGAATTCCAAACATAAGCATCAAAACTAATAGAAGGCGCATTTGTAACTCCTTTTACAATCTCTGCTCTTGCACTATTATCTTGGTCAGACAGACTTAATCTATAGTTAAAAGTAACATTTGGTGCTTTTGTAAAATTAGTACCAATACTTGCATTATAGCTTTGAGAATTAAGCTTATTTGTATTTTCTATTGAATTTAGAAACTGATACGACTTACTGTAACTATAATTGGCACTTAAAGATGTTTTAATTTTATTAAACGTCTTACCAACTCTACCAGATGCAGAAAAACTCTCATTATCAAAAGGTGAATTTAATGATGTACTGCTAGATACTACAGAAGCTGGTTCAAAATTTGCATTTGTATTAATTTGATCTATCGTTTTCTTATAATTAATTCTAGCAAAAACATTTGTATAATTAAATAGATTAAAACTAGAATAATTTAAATTTACATTATGTAAGTGAGCATTGTTTAACTCTTCATTACCATAATAAAAAGAATTGTAACTATTAGCAACAATACCTCTGGCTAGTTTATTAACATCTGTAAAATTAACTTCTTGCTTGTATGAAAACCGCAAACTTTCACTTTGTTTAAATTGTGCAATTATAGAAAGTTCTGGAAAAATTTTATCAAACTTGTCTTCAAATATTTCTGTTTGATATTGAGTATTTTTAACATTATAGGCATGCAATGTAAAACCTGGTGTAAAAGTAAAAATACCCGCTTTTAAACGATACCTTAACCCTGCATAAAGATCAGAAAAAGTATATTCTGTATCATTTGTGGTTCTTGGGTCTGTATTGCCAGGAATTGTAGGTGTTGGATCTACAATGCTTTCATCATCTAAAATCTGAAAAAACTTAGAATCAAAATTCTGCTTACTTTGTATGGTACCCAAAACAAAATTTAAATTACTCTTATCATTTAAAATATTATAATAATCTAATTTAACGTCTAATTGATTAGACTTAACTTTTCTGTCTTGTTCTAATTTATAAAATAGATTTGTTCTATCTAAACCTAATGAAAATGCTGCATCATCAAAACCATCTTTGTCTACATCATTATTATTTGATGAATCGTTTTCTAAAGATGCTACATAAAAAGGATCTTCATCTTGCAACAAATGTTGTGCTTCTAAAGCAAAAATATTTTTTTCATTCGCAGTATAGAAATAACTAAAATTTTGATTGATTTTATAAGGTGTAGATCTTTCACTTTCATTAATATCACTTAAAACTCTAGAATTTACAGCATCGGTTCTAAATTCATTAGAAAAACGACCAATAACATCATAATTGAATTGCTTTCTTGTATTTTGTTTATAGTTTGCACTAAATTTAAACAAACCTGTATTACTAGTTTGGTCTGTTAAATTCTCTACAAGGTCATCTGGTATAATAGAAGTTTCGTCTGCTGATGTATTAGGATCATCTGCAATATCAAAATAATCGATATCGTTTATACGTTTTTGTCCATTACTATTACTAGAAAAAATTAAAAATCCACTTAAATCTAATTTTTTATTAGGTGAATAGCTAAAATTTAAAGCAGTAAGTTTTGTTTCTATTCTATTTGCATTTCTAGCATTTGCGGTTAAAAACCCAATTCCTGCATCTGCTAAACTTAAGTTTGTTCCGTTAGAAGGACTTTGACTTCTAAAACCTCCACTAAAGTTTCTAACATCTCTTCTAGACAAAACAACTTCACCCATATTATTAACATCACCAATAACATTAATCGTATATTTTGGAGAGTAATAAAATAGTTTTGGTTGCAATAAATACAATGTTTCATCTGGAGCATTACCAGAACCTGCAGTAATATCTCCAAACCAAAAATTCTTTTTCCCTTCTTTTAATTTAATATTGATAGCAACCCTATCTTGGTTGTTTTGCACACCACTAAGCTGACTAACATCTGCGTAATTTCTTAAAACTTCTATTTTATCTAAAGCATTAGAAGGAATATTCTTGGTGGCAAGTTTTGTATCTCCATCAAAAAAATCCTTACCATCAACCATAATTTTTTCTACTTTTTTTCCTTCAACCTCTATTTCACCATCATCATTAATTTCTACACCAGGTAATTTCTTTAAAACATCTTCTAGTTTTCGTTCTGATCCATTTTTAAAAGAATCCGCATTATAAACAATGGTATCTCCCTTTATAGTAACGGGCATTTTAGACACAATATTTATTCCATCTAAAGCATTATCGAAAGCAAGCATTGCATTTGTTACAATATCTTCAGACTTTGTTTCAATAGTAAAGTCCGACGACTTCATACCTACATAACTTATTTTCAGTAAAATAGTGGTGTTTTTTTCTACATTTAATTTATAAAAACCTTTAGTATCTGTAAAACCATAAGATGCTATTTTATTAGTAACCTTGTCAATTGCTAATACATTTGCCATCTCTAAAGACTCCCCTATACTGTCTTTAACAACACCAGTTAATTTTACTTGCGCATTTGCACAAAGTGTAACCATAAAAATGGCGAGTAGTACTATGTTTTTCATTTAATATAATTAAGATACAGTTATTAGATTTCTTTAGAAACGTCCTCCTCCACGATTACCACCTCTACCTCTATTTTGAAAATTCTGTCTTAATTCTTCCATCTTTTTAGTTACAGATTCAGAATACTTTTCTCTTGTTATTTTTTTACCTTTTGATGGCGCTTCTATAGCTGCTTTTTCTGATGGATTCAATACAATTTCTGTACATAAAATAGTGGTGGTTCCTTCATTAATTTCTAATATTAAACCCGGTAAACCCCAATATTCTCCAGGACCGTTACTAACTGGTATTTGTGGCGTATACCAAGCTGTTACTACAACTTGTTTAACTTCTACCTCTTTTTCTGTATCTTCTTTCTCTTTTTTATCATCCTCTTTTCTAGGTCTTCTAAAATTAGAGAAATCTAAAGGATTTGCATCTTTAAGCAGTGTAGCTTTATAACAAAGGTAATTACCAATTTGTTTCGTTTCTGCTCCTAGCTCCCATTGTGGTTGTTTCATATCATCAGACACTAAAAACTTTTTTCCAAAAAACTCTGTAGCCTCAAGTGCCACTTTATCCTTTGTGTTTTTATATTTTGTTCCTCCACTAGAAAAACTTCCAAACCTTGGACCTCTTCCACCTCCACCTGTTGTTGGTGCTTCTAATTTTGCATCTTCTTTATAAATAGAAGAACTTTTATCAAAATTTAGAATAAATGTTTTCTCTAATTGAGATTTCATTCTATCTTGAATTTGTTTTTTTCTTGCATCAGAAAGCTGTTCTCCGCCTCTAGCAAAGTTATTTAAGTCTACAGAGGTCTTAGACATATAGGTTGCTTTCCCTTGAAAATCTTTTTGTCCCAAAGTAATCATTGAAACAATACTAAGAATAAATGTAAATAACGATTTCATGTAAGTATATTTAGTTTGCTATAAACAAATCTGTTTATATATATTATGACTAAAAAAAAGTCTAAAAGTTTAATTACTAAAAAAAATAAAAAAGAACTGCTATTAAATTAAAATGTTAAGATTGCTTTTTTTAGGTTTAATTAAAGCATTAGATACATTCTGTTTATTATTTTCACTATTTTAGCACCACTTTTAATCTTATTAGAATTTAATTTATGCACGTTGCAATTGCAGGAAATATTGGTGCTGGTAAAACCACACTAACCAAGTTATTAGCTAAACATTACAAATGGAAACCACATTTTGAGTCTGTTGATGAAAATCCGTATTTAGACGATTTTTATACAGAAATGGAACGTTGGTCTTTTAATTTACAAGTCTATTTTTTAAATAGTCGTTTTCGTCAAATTTTAGAATTAAGAGAATCTGGTAAAAATATTATTCAGGATAGAACAATCTATGAAGACGCCCATATTTTTGCACCCAATTTACATGCTATGGGGTTAATGACTAATAGAGACTATGGCAATTATAGTTCTTTATTTGAATTGATGGAAAACTTGGTAACACCTCCAGATTTATTAATATACTTACGTGCAGATATTTCTACCTTAGTGGGCCAAATTCACAAACGTGGTAGAGATTATGAAAACTCTATTAGTATTGACTATTTAAGCAGATTAAATGAACGTTATGAAGCTTGGATATCTACCTACACAAAAGGAAAACTACTAATAATTGATGTTGATAATCTTGATTTTGTAGACAACCAAGAAGATTTAGGCTATATTATAGACAGAATAGATGCTCAAATAAATGGGTTATTTTAAAAATATCATTTTTTATAAAAAATAAAAGAGACCGTTTTCACGGTCTCTTTCTTTTTGTGATAAATCACAGATGATAGATTGTCCCCCAACATTCTATCAAGTCTTAAAAAATCAATTGATTACTTCAATTCGATTGTCCACTATATCTTTTATAGGTAAGATTACCTTTCCTTCTTTTGTTATTAATATTACACAAATATTATCGATTACTCCAACAACTCCTTCTACACCATTTACAATAACCTTATCCCCTTCTTGAATATTTTTTCTAGTGTAATACCCAAATAATAATCTTTTTATAACATCTCTAGAGCCTAAGCCAAAAGCAATTGTAAACGAAGCTAAAATTGCACCCAAAATTATAGATAAATTACTCGTAATTAAATCTGTATTAACACCTGCTTGGTTTAAAGCCGTTACTGTAACTACAATTGCAATTAAGTAAAATGCAATATTACCAACCAAGTTCCCTCCAGTTAATTCTAACGATTTAAACATAGAAAACAAGGCTTTTTTTACCAGGTTAGCAACATAAATACCTATTGCAAAAATGATAAGTGCACTAATTAGTTTTGGCAAATACGCTATTAAACCACTTAATTGCTCAGAAACCATTCTTAAACCTAATAGCTCAGAGCCTACAATTATAAAAACGAGGATTAAAACCCACTTAATAGCAGTTATAATTATTTTTGTTGGTTGAATTTTTAATGATGATTCTCCAAAAATTTCATCAACATTTAATTTTTCTGGTAAGCTATCTATTTTGGTATAACCCAATGCTTTTTTAATAACATACAGTAGTAATTTTATTAACAACCATCCAATTATTAAAAAACCAATTCCTTTTAATAATTGTGGTAAAAAATCTATAAAATTATTCCAAAGTGTTTGTAGAAAACTAAAATCCATTTCAGAATTTAGTGCAAGCAGTAATTTATTTGTCATTATTTTTAGCTTTTATGATTCGAGTTATTGTTACCGTTGTTCAACAAGTCTCCAATTGTATTCGGATATTTGACTAAAAATAAATCTGCAATATCTAAGGTAAGTTTAATCATACCAATATCACTTAAAACTTTTTCTTTAAGAACTTCAGGCACACTATGGTGGTGTATAATTCTTTTAAAAGGATTGCTCATATTTATAACTCTTCATACGTTCTTACAAGTTTTTGTTTCGCTCTTTTAATTCTCATTTTAACAGCGCTTTCACCAATATTTAAAGATTCTTTAATTTCTTTAATGGTCATATCATCTTGATATTTCATTAAAAGAATCATCTTTTCTGTTGGATCAATTAAAGCCAATGCTTTTGCCAATTTTTCTGATTTTAACTCAAATAGAGTTGCATCATCAATTTCTTGCAAATCATCATCTTCTTTTATATTATCTGTAACAACCGTAACTTTTTCTTTCTTCTTAAAATCGTTTCTTTGTACATAATTTACACAGAAATTATAGGTAAAAGAATACAACCAAGTAGAAAACTTAGAGTTACCTTTAAAGGTCTTTATTTTTACAAATAACCTGATAAAAACGTCATGTGTTAAATCTTCTGCTTCTTCCTTATTTTTAGAAAAACCATAACACTTATTATAAACAACTTTAGAAAACCTGTCATATAAAACAGCAAACAAATGCGTATTGTTTGTTTCTACTATTTTAAAGACTAGCTCCTCGTCACTTAAATTTTTTACATCTATCGCTTTCAACTCAGTTATTGTTTTGACACAAAGAAACTTTATAAGTCACAATTAAAATAAATATAAAGATGACACGTTCTTTTATATCGATGAACGGTAAGAAACCTTCTTTTAAAAAAAACACCCTAATTAAATGCCATTTTTATACTCTAAAAATAGTTGTAAAACTTGGTTTATCCATACAGGTAAACAATTCTTAATAATAAATTAATCTTTTTCTTACTCATAAATCTTAAGAATAACAACCTATCTAATTACCTTTTAACGAGACTAATAATTATATATTTAAGATTTACAAACCCTAAAAAAAATTAAAATGATAAAAAAAACAATTCTTTTTGTAACATTTTATAATATTCTTACGTATAATAAATTGTAGCAATACATTAATCCTTTAAAAAGTCATAGAGAATTAGATGAGACAACTTAAAATTACCAAGCAGGTTACTAATAGAGAAACTGCATCATTAGATAAATATTTACAAGAAATAGGTAAGGTAGATTTAATTACCGCTGATGAAGAAGTAGAATTGGCACAACTTATTAAAGCTGGAGACCAAAGAGCTTTAGAAAAATTAACAAAAGCCAATTTAAGATTTGTTGTATCTGTTGCAAAACAATATCAAAATCAAGGATTAACATTGCCAGATTTAATAAACGAAGGAAACTTAGGTTTAATTAAAGCAGCAAAACGTTTTGATGAAACTCGTGGTTTTAAATTTATATCTTATGCCGTTTGGTGGATTCGTCAATCTATCTTACAAGCCTTAGCAGAACAATCTAGAATAGTACGTTTACCGTTAAATAAAATTGGTTCTATCAATAAAATTAACAAAATGTACGCTTTCTTAGAGCAAGAAAATGAGCGCCCACCAAGTGCTGAAGAAATTGCTAAGAAACTAGACATGACTGTTAATGACGTAAAAGAATCTATGAAAAATTCTGGACGTCACGTATCTATGGATGCACCTTTAATTGAAGGTGAAGATTCTAACTTATACGATGTATTAAACTCTGGAGAATCTCCAAACCCAGATAGAAAATTATTACACGAATCTTTACGTATCGAGATAAACAGAGCATTAGAAACTCTAACTCCACGTGAAGCAGATGTTGTAAAATTATACTTTGGTTTAGGTGAGCACCAACCAATGACTTTAGAAGAAATTGGTGAAACTTTCGATTTAACTCGTGAGCGTGTTCGTCAAATTAAAGAAAAAGCAATTAGAAGATTAAAACACACTTCTAGATCTAAAATTTTAATGACATACTTAGGTTAATCATTAATTTTTATAAAACTTAAAAACTCTCAAATTTATTTTTGGGAGTTTTTTTTATACACGTCATTACAAGGCACAATCTTGTCTTTTCGACGAAGGAGAAATCACATAAAGTTACTTTATTTTTTTTGAAGCTATTTCCCGCTTTCCGTTATATCTTTTTATTACTTTCTTTCCAAAGCTCACTTTTTTATAAACTATAGCAAGCTCATCATTAGAAACAGATTGCTTCGTACCTCGCAATGACGTTTTTTTTTATAGAGGTAATAAAAAGGATGCCACTTCAATCGGGGCTAAACCTCACTCAGTATTCATCAATGGAAAAGAAAAAGAGATAAAATAAACATACAGATTATTTATTTATCGTAATCATCAATTAAATTTAGCACAAAAAAGGATGCCTTTTAAAAAGGACTAAACCTATTTATTACTTTTCTTTTTACCACAAATTCTATATTTTCTATATCACTATGTGGTCGAAATTTATAATAAATTATTGTTATATTTTTAAGAGATTGCTTCGTTCCTCGCAATGACAATTTAAGTACCTTTGCAAAAATAAAATCACAACACAACAACAAAATAATGAGTAATTTACTTGCACCTTCAATTTTAGCAGCAGATTTTGCTAACCTACAAAGAGACATCGAAATGGTAAACAATAGTGAAGCAGATTGGTTTCATATTGATATTATGGACGGTGTTTTTGTACCAAACATTTCTTTTGGAATGCCTGTTTTAAAAGCGATTACTAAACACGCTAAAAAAACAATTGATGTACATTTAATGATTG
Encoded here:
- a CDS encoding sigma-70 family RNA polymerase sigma factor, translating into MRQLKITKQVTNRETASLDKYLQEIGKVDLITADEEVELAQLIKAGDQRALEKLTKANLRFVVSVAKQYQNQGLTLPDLINEGNLGLIKAAKRFDETRGFKFISYAVWWIRQSILQALAEQSRIVRLPLNKIGSINKINKMYAFLEQENERPPSAEEIAKKLDMTVNDVKESMKNSGRHVSMDAPLIEGEDSNLYDVLNSGESPNPDRKLLHESLRIEINRALETLTPREADVVKLYFGLGEHQPMTLEEIGETFDLTRERVRQIKEKAIRRLKHTSRSKILMTYLG